In Bradyrhizobium guangxiense, the following are encoded in one genomic region:
- a CDS encoding LacI family DNA-binding transcriptional regulator produces the protein MAETLTTTALTLKDIAREAGVSLATVDRVLHNRPGVRPDTVRRVRAAIERNSFQPHVAAAELARGRARRFAFVMPSGPNPFMQQIEAYLGEMSAWLSARRLGVEMVATDVFDPAVLTASLEALSGDFDGVAVVALDHPSVRAAINDLVDAGTKVVTLVSDVPSSRRHHYVGIDNIAAGRTAGALVGRLVGRRSGKVAIVAGSQGLRDHAERIFGFNQVMASEFPDLNVLPVLEGRDEDDRSEQVLARLLGRHADIVGLYNVGAGTQGVAKALSDAGRDKLVFVGHDVTVLTRRLLLQGVMDAAISQNPGHEARAAVRVLLALARGEPILSEQEKIRIDIVMRDNLP, from the coding sequence ATGGCCGAGACCCTCACCACGACCGCATTGACGCTGAAGGACATCGCCCGCGAGGCGGGCGTCAGTCTCGCGACGGTCGATCGCGTGCTGCACAACCGACCGGGGGTGCGGCCGGACACCGTCCGCCGCGTCAGGGCGGCGATCGAGCGCAACTCCTTCCAGCCGCATGTGGCGGCCGCGGAACTCGCGCGCGGCCGCGCCCGCCGCTTTGCCTTCGTGATGCCGTCGGGGCCGAACCCGTTCATGCAGCAGATCGAGGCCTATCTTGGCGAGATGTCGGCCTGGCTTTCGGCGCGCCGCCTCGGCGTCGAGATGGTGGCAACCGACGTGTTCGATCCCGCAGTGCTTACGGCCTCGCTCGAGGCGCTATCAGGCGATTTCGATGGCGTCGCCGTGGTGGCGCTGGACCACCCCAGCGTTCGCGCCGCGATCAATGATCTGGTCGATGCCGGCACCAAGGTGGTGACCCTGGTCTCGGACGTACCGTCGTCGCGCCGCCACCATTATGTCGGCATCGACAATATCGCGGCGGGCCGCACCGCCGGCGCGCTGGTCGGACGGCTGGTCGGCCGGCGATCCGGCAAGGTCGCGATCGTCGCGGGCTCGCAGGGCCTGCGCGACCATGCCGAACGCATCTTCGGTTTCAACCAGGTGATGGCATCGGAATTCCCCGACCTCAACGTGCTGCCGGTCCTGGAAGGGCGCGACGAGGACGATCGGTCCGAACAGGTGTTGGCGCGGTTGCTCGGCCGGCATGCCGACATCGTCGGCCTGTACAATGTCGGCGCCGGTACGCAAGGCGTCGCCAAAGCGTTGAGCGATGCCGGCCGCGACAAGCTGGTGTTCGTCGGTCACGACGTTACCGTGCTGACGCGCCGGCTGCTGCTGCAGGGCGTGATGGATGCCGCGATCTCGCAGAACCCCGGACATGAAGCGCGTGCCGCCGTGCGCGTGCTGCTCGCGCTCGCCCGTGGCGAGCCGATCTTGAGCGAGCAGGAGAAGATCAGGATCGACATCGTGATGCGGGACAATCTGCCCTAG
- a CDS encoding DUF1003 domain-containing protein yields the protein MRNDITHDPGEGLSPTLERNIQALVERRRGEQRAASGQEKLADAITAFTGSMTFVYLHLALFGFWIIANLHWVPGIPVWDESFVVLAMIASVEAIFLSTFVLISQNRMTAAADKRADLDLQISLLAEHELTKVARLLTQIAERLDVKPDSKRELEEAARDIAPERVLDKLEETRKG from the coding sequence GTGCGTAACGACATCACCCATGATCCCGGCGAAGGCCTGAGCCCAACGCTCGAGCGCAACATCCAGGCGCTGGTCGAGCGCCGCCGTGGGGAGCAGCGGGCTGCGTCGGGCCAAGAGAAGCTCGCCGACGCGATCACGGCCTTTACCGGCAGCATGACCTTCGTTTATCTGCACCTCGCGCTGTTCGGCTTCTGGATCATCGCCAATCTGCACTGGGTGCCGGGAATCCCGGTCTGGGACGAGAGCTTCGTGGTGCTGGCGATGATCGCTTCGGTGGAAGCAATCTTCCTCTCGACATTCGTCCTGATCTCGCAGAACCGCATGACGGCCGCCGCGGACAAGCGCGCCGATCTCGACCTCCAGATCAGCCTGCTCGCCGAGCACGAGCTGACCAAGGTCGCCCGCCTGCTCACCCAGATCGCCGAGCGGCTCGACGTCAAACCTGACTCGAAGCGCGAGCTGGAGGAAGCTGCCCGCGACATCGCGCCCGAGCGGGTGCTCGACAAGCTCGAGGAGACGCGAAAGGGTTGA
- a CDS encoding GNAT family N-acetyltransferase codes for MQIRTGDTFDARVVALLDHHVTSARAQTAPGSAHALDLAGLRASDVAFWTGWDGDTLVATGALKMLSAVHGEVKSMHTLQTTRRRGFGGQMLRHIIAEARARGLRRLSLETGSWDYFRPAHALYQTHGFVPCSPFEGYVEDPNSLFLTLDLTAS; via the coding sequence ATGCAGATCCGCACCGGCGACACCTTCGATGCGCGCGTCGTCGCGCTGCTCGATCATCATGTCACCTCCGCGCGGGCACAGACCGCGCCGGGCAGCGCGCATGCCCTCGATCTGGCGGGCCTTCGCGCCAGCGACGTCGCGTTCTGGACCGGCTGGGACGGCGACACGCTGGTTGCCACCGGCGCGCTGAAGATGCTCTCGGCCGTCCATGGCGAGGTGAAGTCGATGCACACGCTTCAGACCACGCGAAGGCGCGGCTTCGGCGGCCAGATGCTCCGCCACATCATCGCGGAGGCCCGCGCGCGCGGCTTGAGGCGGCTGAGCCTCGAGACCGGTTCATGGGACTATTTCAGGCCGGCGCATGCGCTCTACCAGACGCACGGCTTCGTCCCCTGCAGCCCGTTCGAAGGCTATGTCGAGGATCCCAACAGTCTGTTCCTGACGCTCGATCTCACTGCCAGCTGA
- a CDS encoding helix-turn-helix domain-containing protein gives MDQQKLDRAIGRRLKTLRTQAGMTLNELAGRSGVSRAMIGRVERAQSSATAALLGKLCAALDVSLSDVVALAEKPPERLMRLADQPHWRDPDSGYRRRHASPPDAASGIEIIVVDLPAGARVSYSPWGRNAFTQQLLMLEGAIAVYIDAKTLRLRGGDCLDFDVMRAVTFENETKQDARYVIITRRGSSYGKM, from the coding sequence ATGGACCAGCAGAAACTCGACCGTGCGATCGGTCGTCGCTTGAAGACGCTGCGGACGCAGGCGGGCATGACGTTGAACGAATTGGCAGGCCGCTCCGGCGTCAGCCGGGCCATGATCGGGCGGGTGGAGCGGGCGCAGAGCAGTGCGACCGCAGCGCTGCTCGGCAAGCTCTGTGCCGCGCTCGACGTGTCGCTCAGCGATGTCGTCGCTCTCGCCGAGAAGCCGCCGGAGCGGCTGATGCGGCTTGCGGACCAGCCGCATTGGCGCGACCCCGACAGCGGCTACCGCCGGCGGCACGCCTCGCCGCCGGATGCGGCGAGCGGCATCGAGATCATCGTGGTCGATCTTCCCGCCGGCGCGCGCGTCTCCTACAGCCCCTGGGGCCGCAACGCCTTCACTCAGCAGCTGCTGATGCTGGAGGGCGCGATCGCCGTGTACATCGACGCCAAGACGCTGCGCCTGCGCGGGGGCGACTGTCTGGATTTCGACGTGATGCGGGCGGTGACGTTCGAGAACGAAACCAAACAGGACGCGCGCTACGTCATCATCACGCGGCGCGGCTCCTCCTACGGGAAGATGTGA
- a CDS encoding alpha/beta fold hydrolase → MGEPTQRTITANGINLNIAEQGEGPMVLLCHGFPEGWYSWRHQLEALAAAGYHAVAPDMRGYGKSDRPEAIDQYTILHMVGDLVGVLDAFEAKDAVIVGHDWGATIAWHTARLRPDRFRAAAILSVPFRPRSPVRPTSVMPQTADAQFYQLYFQEPGVAEAEFERDPRATLGAMLYGGSGEGAAAIRANAERQGRTVGVGMVSRKDGMLPKVQVPLPPWLSAADLDRYGAEFARSGFRGPLNYYRNIDRNWELMGAFEGVKVIVPSLFIAGDHDMVVAFPGAAEHLANMKQWVPQLRGIKMLPGCGHWTQQERPAEVNAAIVEFLRSLPD, encoded by the coding sequence ATGGGCGAGCCGACGCAGCGGACGATCACGGCGAACGGCATCAACCTCAACATCGCCGAGCAGGGCGAGGGGCCGATGGTGCTGCTCTGCCACGGTTTTCCGGAAGGCTGGTACTCCTGGCGCCACCAGCTCGAGGCACTGGCCGCGGCGGGCTACCACGCGGTCGCACCCGACATGCGCGGCTATGGCAAGAGCGACCGGCCCGAAGCGATCGACCAGTACACGATCCTCCACATGGTCGGCGATCTCGTCGGCGTGCTCGACGCCTTCGAGGCGAAAGACGCCGTTATCGTCGGGCACGACTGGGGCGCGACGATCGCCTGGCACACGGCGCGCCTGCGGCCGGATCGCTTCCGCGCCGCCGCCATCCTCAGCGTGCCTTTTCGGCCACGGAGCCCGGTGAGGCCGACGAGCGTCATGCCGCAAACGGCGGATGCGCAGTTCTATCAACTGTACTTCCAGGAGCCGGGTGTTGCCGAAGCGGAGTTCGAAAGGGATCCGCGCGCAACGCTTGGCGCCATGCTCTACGGCGGCTCCGGCGAGGGTGCGGCGGCGATCCGCGCCAATGCCGAGCGTCAGGGCCGAACCGTCGGCGTCGGCATGGTCTCGCGCAAGGACGGGATGCTGCCGAAAGTGCAGGTGCCGCTTCCGCCGTGGCTGAGCGCCGCCGACCTCGACCGTTACGGCGCCGAATTCGCTCGCAGCGGATTTCGCGGACCGCTCAACTACTACCGCAACATCGATCGCAACTGGGAGCTGATGGGGGCTTTCGAGGGGGTGAAGGTGATCGTGCCTTCGCTCTTCATCGCCGGCGACCACGACATGGTCGTCGCCTTCCCCGGCGCGGCCGAGCACCTCGCCAACATGAAGCAATGGGTGCCGCAGTTGCGCGGGATCAAAATGCTGCCCGGCTGCGGTCACTGGACGCAGCAGGAGCGGCCGGCGGAGGTGAACGCGGCGATCGTGGAGTTCCTGCGAAGCCTGCCGGACTAA
- a CDS encoding methylated-DNA--[protein]-cysteine S-methyltransferase: MVGCGYAIFDTAIGRCGIIWSATGVVAVQLPAAREIDTRRRIFQIDPEAREQRPSENAELAIEGIIGLLQGGEPDFSEVSLDAGGVSGFNRRVYEFACSIPRGETRTYHEVAKALGASGAAHSVAQAIAKNPYMLIVPCHRVLEAGNYTDRLSPYGGVISKRRLLALEGAHPVASKTLFEVLLPVAPSRPPT; the protein is encoded by the coding sequence ATGGTGGGGTGCGGCTACGCGATATTCGACACGGCCATCGGCCGCTGCGGCATCATCTGGAGTGCGACCGGCGTCGTCGCCGTGCAATTGCCGGCGGCGCGGGAGATCGACACCCGGCGCCGCATCTTCCAGATCGATCCCGAAGCGCGCGAGCAGCGGCCCTCCGAGAACGCCGAACTGGCGATCGAGGGCATCATTGGCCTGTTGCAAGGCGGTGAACCTGATTTTTCCGAGGTCAGCCTGGATGCGGGCGGCGTGTCCGGTTTCAATCGGCGCGTCTATGAATTCGCCTGCTCCATTCCGCGCGGGGAAACGCGAACCTATCACGAGGTCGCCAAGGCGCTGGGCGCCTCCGGCGCGGCGCATTCGGTGGCGCAGGCGATCGCCAAAAATCCCTACATGCTGATCGTGCCGTGCCACCGGGTGCTGGAAGCCGGCAATTACACCGACCGGCTCTCGCCCTATGGGGGAGTAATCTCCAAGCGGCGGCTGCTGGCGCTCGAGGGGGCCCACCCCGTCGCCAGCAAGACGCTGTTTGAGGTGCTGCTGCCCGTTGCCCCGTCGCGGCCGCCCACCTAG
- a CDS encoding helix-turn-helix transcriptional regulator translates to MDATTLLTSQSMTVSEFRCDAGPDDTPFAECRTGHSIAYVRSGSFGCHCRAGFFDLVAGCMLVGAPGEEYTCTHEHVSGDVCLSFFLSEDMVDALGGRREIWQVGATPPLPELMVLGELAQTAADGNSDIGLDEVGQILAGRFVDVVSGKPRKPATPTARDRRRAVEAALWIDDNSHAEVDLEQAARQAGLSPFHFLRLFSSVLGVTPHQYLVRSRLRHAARLLADDDIAVTDVAYDVGFGDLSNFVRTFHRAAGVSPSKFRQASRGERKILQEQLAPN, encoded by the coding sequence ATGGACGCGACCACACTGCTAACGTCACAATCGATGACCGTCTCCGAGTTTCGCTGCGACGCGGGACCGGACGACACGCCGTTCGCCGAATGCCGTACCGGGCATTCCATCGCCTATGTCCGCTCGGGCAGCTTTGGCTGCCATTGCCGCGCCGGCTTCTTCGATCTGGTGGCGGGCTGCATGCTGGTCGGCGCGCCCGGCGAGGAATACACCTGCACGCACGAGCATGTCAGCGGCGATGTCTGCCTGTCGTTCTTCCTCAGCGAGGACATGGTCGATGCGCTCGGCGGCCGGCGCGAGATCTGGCAGGTCGGCGCCACGCCGCCGCTGCCCGAATTGATGGTGCTGGGCGAGCTCGCCCAGACGGCGGCAGATGGCAACAGCGACATCGGCCTCGACGAAGTCGGCCAGATCCTGGCCGGACGTTTCGTCGACGTGGTTTCTGGCAAGCCGCGCAAGCCGGCCACGCCGACTGCGCGCGACCGCCGCCGCGCGGTCGAGGCCGCGCTGTGGATCGACGACAATTCGCATGCCGAGGTCGACCTCGAACAGGCAGCACGGCAGGCGGGCCTCAGCCCGTTCCATTTCCTGCGGTTGTTCTCGAGTGTGCTCGGCGTCACCCCGCATCAATATCTGGTGCGCTCGCGACTGCGGCACGCGGCTCGGCTGCTCGCTGACGACGACATCGCCGTCACCGACGTCGCCTATGACGTCGGCTTCGGCGATCTCTCCAACTTCGTCCGCACCTTCCACCGCGCCGCCGGCGTCTCGCCGAGCAAGTTCCGCCAGGCCTCGCGCGGGGAGCGCAAGATTCTCCAAGAGCAGCTCGCCCCCAATTAA
- a CDS encoding VOC family protein — MYDHIGLRVADLDAATRFYTAALAPLGYVLCSSGEGYAGFGPKGEPALWLHLNKGHKADGAHIAFRAKSHDAVKAFHSEGLKSGGRDNGGAGPRKDYSPTYYAAFLIDPDGNNVEAVCS; from the coding sequence ATGTACGACCACATCGGACTTCGCGTTGCCGACCTCGACGCCGCGACACGCTTCTACACCGCGGCGCTGGCGCCGCTCGGTTATGTCCTGTGCTCAAGCGGCGAAGGCTATGCCGGCTTCGGGCCGAAGGGCGAGCCGGCGTTGTGGCTGCACCTGAACAAGGGCCACAAGGCCGACGGCGCGCACATTGCATTTCGCGCCAAGAGCCATGACGCGGTCAAGGCGTTCCACAGCGAAGGCTTGAAGAGTGGTGGCCGTGACAATGGCGGCGCCGGCCCGCGCAAGGATTACAGCCCGACCTATTACGCGGCGTTCCTGATTGATCCCGATGGCAACAATGTCGAGGCGGTTTGTAGCTGA
- a CDS encoding SRPBCC family protein, whose product MASIHNDIPIDAAAHDVWDAVRDFGALHERLVPGFVTACTLDGDARIVTFANGSVAREGLVDCDDARRRLVYAINNERLKHYSASVQVIDDGEQRSRLVWIIDMLPNELAPYVLGQTKDAVIAIQKAFPPAAA is encoded by the coding sequence ATGGCCTCCATTCACAACGACATTCCCATCGACGCCGCGGCGCACGACGTCTGGGACGCGGTGCGCGACTTCGGCGCGCTGCATGAACGGCTGGTGCCCGGCTTCGTCACCGCCTGCACGCTCGACGGCGATGCACGCATCGTCACCTTCGCCAACGGCTCGGTGGCGCGCGAGGGGCTGGTCGATTGCGACGATGCGCGGCGGCGTCTCGTCTATGCCATCAACAACGAGCGACTGAAGCACTACAGCGCTTCGGTGCAGGTGATCGACGACGGCGAGCAGAGAAGCCGCCTGGTGTGGATCATCGACATGCTGCCGAACGAGCTTGCACCCTACGTGCTGGGACAGACCAAGGACGCCGTCATCGCCATTCAGAAGGCGTTTCCGCCTGCCGCGGCCTGA
- a CDS encoding MATE family efflux transporter, whose product MSDIAEIPVDEQERPLPPPPRPIRSALTDGPILRTLLGLAWPNVIALSAGTCTVIAETSYIGRLGVEALAAMALVFPTVILTMTMSGGAMGGAVASAIARALGAGDRDRAGTLAVHAMLIGISFGLVFMLGMLIFGPKVLEMLGGRGDVLTHAVAYTQVFFGGAVLPWLLNTMAGVLRGTGNMKLPSFLILNSAAWQIVLGGTLGLGLGPVPQFGMRGVAAGALIAYTMNIGIMGWYLFSGRARITPRLRGLRIQWAMFFDILKVGAIACFSPLQSVLTISIFTHMLAKFGTAILAGYGVGARLEFLLTSIAFSFGIACVPMVGMAIGAGNIARARRVTWIASAAAFVAVGAPACIVATFPDLWINIFTDSAAVRAASHQYLSTVGPFYAFFGLATTMYFSSQGAAKVIGPVLAQTARLIYISAVGWWLTTHEATAQSFFWLAASSMVVLGLLSCSSVVLTRWGPRGGKTAIRPALSGLAD is encoded by the coding sequence ATGTCCGACATCGCCGAAATCCCGGTCGATGAGCAAGAGCGTCCGCTGCCGCCGCCTCCGCGGCCGATACGAAGCGCGCTGACGGACGGGCCGATCCTGCGCACGCTGCTCGGCCTCGCCTGGCCCAACGTGATCGCGCTGTCGGCCGGCACCTGTACGGTGATCGCGGAGACATCCTATATCGGCCGGCTCGGCGTCGAGGCGCTGGCTGCGATGGCGCTGGTGTTCCCGACCGTGATCCTGACCATGACGATGTCGGGCGGCGCCATGGGCGGTGCGGTGGCGTCCGCCATTGCACGCGCGCTCGGCGCCGGGGACCGCGATCGCGCCGGCACGCTGGCCGTGCACGCGATGCTGATCGGCATCAGCTTCGGCCTCGTCTTCATGCTGGGCATGCTGATCTTCGGGCCCAAAGTGCTCGAGATGTTGGGCGGCCGCGGCGATGTGCTGACCCATGCGGTCGCCTACACGCAGGTGTTCTTCGGCGGCGCCGTGCTGCCCTGGCTGCTCAACACCATGGCCGGCGTGCTGCGCGGCACCGGCAACATGAAGCTGCCGTCGTTCCTCATCCTCAACTCCGCGGCCTGGCAGATCGTGCTCGGCGGCACGCTCGGCCTCGGGCTCGGGCCGGTGCCGCAGTTCGGCATGCGCGGCGTCGCCGCCGGCGCGCTGATCGCCTACACCATGAACATCGGCATCATGGGCTGGTACCTGTTCTCCGGCCGCGCGCGGATCACGCCGCGGTTGCGCGGCCTGCGGATCCAATGGGCGATGTTCTTCGACATCCTGAAGGTCGGCGCCATTGCCTGCTTCTCGCCGCTGCAATCGGTGCTGACGATCTCGATCTTCACCCACATGCTGGCGAAGTTCGGCACCGCGATCCTCGCCGGCTACGGCGTCGGTGCGCGGCTCGAATTCCTGCTGACCTCGATCGCATTCTCGTTCGGCATCGCCTGCGTGCCGATGGTGGGGATGGCGATCGGCGCAGGCAACATCGCGCGCGCCCGGCGCGTCACCTGGATCGCCAGCGCTGCCGCCTTCGTCGCCGTGGGCGCGCCCGCATGCATCGTGGCGACGTTCCCCGATCTCTGGATCAACATCTTCACCGACAGCGCAGCCGTGCGCGCCGCGAGCCATCAATATCTCTCGACGGTCGGACCGTTCTACGCGTTCTTCGGCCTTGCCACGACGATGTATTTCTCATCGCAAGGCGCCGCCAAGGTGATCGGGCCGGTGCTGGCGCAGACGGCACGGCTGATCTACATCTCGGCCGTCGGCTGGTGGTTGACCACCCACGAGGCCACCGCGCAAAGCTTCTTCTGGCTGGCTGCGAGCTCGATGGTCGTGCTCGGCCTGCTCTCATGCTCCAGCGTCGTGTTGACGCGCTGGGGACCGCGTGGCGGCAAGACTGCGATCAGGCCGGCTCTGTCCGGTCTTGCCGACTAG
- a CDS encoding PAS domain S-box protein has translation MTDQFQLDAQIIGDVADALIYSDRSGTIMRWNRAATALFGFSAAEALGQNLDLIIPEHLRAAHWKGFEAALASGAMKLAGKPTLTRALHKSGRKLYIEMTFALVRDSSGNVLGSVAMARDATERIERERAAKAPPQNFVMRNWRALVQSALRGRHVACRGVQ, from the coding sequence ATGACCGATCAGTTCCAACTCGACGCACAGATCATCGGCGACGTCGCGGACGCGCTGATCTATTCGGATCGCTCCGGCACGATCATGCGCTGGAACCGTGCAGCGACGGCGCTGTTCGGCTTTTCCGCGGCGGAAGCACTCGGCCAGAATCTCGATTTGATCATTCCCGAGCATCTGCGCGCCGCGCACTGGAAAGGGTTTGAAGCTGCCCTGGCCAGCGGCGCGATGAAGCTTGCGGGCAAGCCGACGCTGACCCGCGCACTGCACAAGAGCGGGCGCAAGCTCTACATCGAGATGACCTTCGCCTTGGTGCGGGATTCCAGCGGCAACGTCCTCGGATCTGTCGCGATGGCGCGTGATGCCACCGAGCGGATCGAGCGAGAGCGCGCGGCCAAGGCGCCGCCGCAAAACTTCGTGATGCGGAATTGGCGAGCGCTCGTGCAGAGCGCCTTGCGTGGACGTCATGTTGCCTGCCGTGGGGTGCAGTGA
- a CDS encoding 2'-deoxycytidine 5'-triphosphate deaminase, translating to MHLTPDEDPPLTFTVAPDANGILPDRMIAAMAEAGLILPAYDFVESQIQPASLDLRLGDIAYRVRASFLPGPGATVAERIDELKLHEFSLADGAVLETNCVYIVPLLESLALPPEIVAAANPKSSTGRLDVFPRVIADGTRRFDMIGAGYHGPLYAEISPKTFPVLVREGSRLSQVRFRTGDAILNADELDALHAAERLVDIDDADLSGGVAVSVDLSGEKANGFVGYRAKRHTGVVDVDRRSGYAVEDFWEPISARPDGSLILDPGEFYILASKEAVQVPPDYAAEMVPFDPLVGEFRVHYAGFFDPGFGYAGAGGLGSRAVLEVRSREVPFILEHGQIVGRLVYEKMLARPDAMYGQRIGSNYQAQGLKLSKHFRV from the coding sequence ATGCACTTGACCCCTGATGAGGACCCCCCGTTGACGTTCACGGTCGCGCCCGACGCCAATGGTATCCTGCCCGACCGCATGATCGCGGCGATGGCGGAGGCGGGGCTCATCCTGCCCGCCTACGACTTCGTCGAGAGCCAGATCCAGCCGGCCAGCCTCGATCTCCGCCTCGGCGACATCGCCTATCGCGTCCGTGCCAGCTTCCTCCCCGGTCCTGGCGCCACCGTCGCCGAGCGCATCGACGAGTTGAAGTTGCACGAGTTCAGCCTCGCCGACGGCGCGGTGCTGGAGACCAACTGCGTCTACATCGTGCCGCTGCTGGAAAGCCTGGCGCTGCCGCCGGAGATCGTTGCGGCCGCCAATCCGAAGAGCTCGACCGGCCGGCTCGACGTCTTCCCCCGCGTGATCGCCGATGGCACCCGCCGCTTTGACATGATCGGCGCCGGCTACCACGGCCCGCTCTATGCCGAGATCAGCCCGAAGACGTTTCCGGTGCTGGTGCGCGAGGGCTCGCGCCTCAGCCAGGTCCGCTTCCGCACCGGCGATGCCATCCTCAATGCCGACGAGCTCGATGCGCTGCATGCGGCCGAGCGTCTCGTCGACATCGACGATGCCGATCTCTCCGGCGGCGTTGCCGTCTCGGTCGATCTGTCGGGCGAGAAGGCGAATGGTTTTGTCGGCTACCGCGCCAAGCGCCACACCGGCGTCGTCGATGTCGACCGCCGCTCCGGCTATGCGGTGGAGGATTTCTGGGAACCGATCTCGGCCCGTCCCGATGGCAGCCTGATCCTCGATCCCGGCGAGTTCTACATCCTCGCCTCCAAGGAAGCCGTGCAGGTGCCGCCCGATTACGCCGCGGAGATGGTGCCGTTCGATCCCCTGGTCGGCGAATTCCGCGTGCATTATGCCGGATTCTTCGATCCCGGCTTCGGCTATGCCGGCGCGGGCGGGCTAGGATCGCGCGCCGTGCTGGAAGTGCGCTCGCGCGAAGTGCCGTTCATCCTGGAGCACGGCCAGATCGTCGGCCGCCTCGTCTACGAGAAGATGCTGGCCCGTCCCGACGCGATGTACGGCCAGCGCATCGGCTCGAACTACCAGGCGCAGGGCCTCAAACTATCGAAGCATTTCCGGGTATAG
- a CDS encoding O-succinylhomoserine sulfhydrylase has translation MSKSPAAYRPETRLVHSGTLRSQYGETSEALFLTQGYVYNSAEECEARFKGEDPGFIYSRYSNPTIAMFERRMIELEGAEAARSAATGMAAVTTAILAPLKAGDHVVASRALFGSCLYVIQDLLPRYGIETTLVDGANLDEWQRAVKPNTKTFFLESPTNPTLDVLDIPSIAEIAHKGGARLVVDNVFATPIWQSPLALGADVVVYSATKHIDGQGRCLGGIILSSEAFIAEHIHNFMRQTGPSISPFNAWVLLKGLETLGVRVRAQTDTAARVAEVLASHPKISRLVYPGRADHPQAALVKKQMRGGSTLVGFEVKGGKQAAFRVLNELKLAKISNNLGDAKSLVTHPATTTHQRLKPEDRAALGISEGFIRFSAGLEHADDLIEDLTAALEKA, from the coding sequence ATGTCGAAGTCGCCTGCTGCTTACCGTCCCGAAACCCGCCTGGTCCATTCCGGCACCCTGCGCTCGCAATATGGCGAGACGTCGGAGGCGCTGTTCCTGACGCAGGGCTACGTCTACAACAGCGCCGAGGAATGCGAGGCGCGGTTCAAGGGCGAGGACCCGGGCTTTATCTATTCGCGCTACTCCAACCCCACCATCGCGATGTTCGAGCGCCGCATGATCGAGCTCGAGGGCGCCGAGGCGGCGCGCTCGGCGGCGACCGGCATGGCCGCGGTGACCACCGCGATCCTGGCGCCGCTCAAGGCCGGCGATCACGTGGTCGCCTCGCGCGCGCTGTTCGGCTCGTGCCTCTACGTCATTCAGGACCTGTTGCCGCGCTACGGCATCGAGACCACGCTGGTCGACGGTGCCAATCTCGATGAATGGCAGCGCGCGGTGAAGCCCAACACCAAGACGTTCTTCCTGGAGAGCCCGACCAATCCAACGCTCGACGTGCTCGACATTCCCTCGATTGCCGAGATCGCGCACAAGGGCGGCGCGCGGCTCGTCGTCGACAATGTGTTCGCAACACCGATCTGGCAGAGCCCGCTCGCGCTCGGAGCCGACGTCGTGGTCTATTCCGCGACCAAGCATATCGACGGCCAGGGCCGCTGCCTCGGCGGCATCATCCTGTCGTCGGAAGCCTTCATCGCCGAGCACATCCACAACTTCATGCGCCAGACCGGCCCGTCGATCTCGCCGTTCAACGCCTGGGTTCTGCTCAAGGGCCTGGAGACGCTGGGCGTGCGCGTGCGCGCGCAGACCGACACGGCCGCACGCGTCGCCGAGGTGCTGGCGAGCCATCCGAAGATTTCGCGGCTGGTCTATCCCGGCCGCGCCGATCATCCGCAGGCGGCATTGGTGAAGAAGCAGATGCGCGGCGGCTCGACACTGGTCGGCTTCGAGGTCAAGGGTGGCAAGCAGGCCGCGTTCCGCGTGCTCAACGAGCTCAAGCTTGCGAAAATCTCGAACAATCTCGGCGACGCCAAGAGCCTCGTCACCCATCCGGCGACGACGACGCATCAGCGCCTGAAGCCGGAGGATCGCGCCGCGCTCGGCATCAGCGAGGGGTTCATCCGCTTCTCCGCGGGGCTGGAGCATGCCGACGATCTGATCGAGGATCTGACGGCGGCGCTGGAGAAGGCGTGA